The genomic segment TCGCGTCTTGCCACCGCAATCCATGCCGGCTCCTGGACGGCCGGCGAGGCGCTGCCCTCGGAGCGCACGCTGTCGGAACGTGTGGGTGTGTCGCGTATCACGGCGAGAAAGGCCATCGCGCTGCTCGTCGAGCAAGGCTTGATCCGGCGCGTGCGCGGCGCGGGCAGTTTCATCACGCCGCGCGTCGAAGATCCGCTGTCCCGCCTCACCGGTTTCACCAGGAAGATGGAACAGCGCGGCTTCAGGCCCGATTCGATCTGGCTAGATCGCGGACTAAGAGCAGCGAATCGCGATGAATCGGTGCGTCTGGGCTTGTTGCCGGGCGCGGCCGTTGCGAGCCTGCGACGGCTGCGGCGCGCGGACGGCATCGTGATGGCGGTCGAGCAATCGACCCTGCCGGTGGCCGTCGTGCCGGACCCGCTTGCGATCGGCGCTTCGCTGTATCGGTATCTGGAGGAGCGTGGGTCATCCGTGGTGCGCGCGCTGCAACATTTCCGCGCGGTCAACGCGGGCGCGGAAGTCGCGCGGCTGATGGGCGTGGCGCCGCGCGCAGCGCTGCTCGTGATCACGCGGATCGGCTATTGCGCGGATCAGCGCGCGATCGAATTGACGGACACCTACTGCCGCGACGACTACTACGACTTCGTCGCGGAACTGCATCGATAAGCGTCGGCACAGACGCGCGGCACCCGAGACGCATCAAAAGAGCAATCAAGAGAACGAGAGGACCCAAGGAAGCCGTTCGCTTATTTCGCGACGAAAGCCTGCTCGCAGCACGGCGCGGACGGCACTGAACCTCATCCATGCATCGCGTACTTCCAGAGAAACTCATGCTGAAAGGAAACATACTCACGACCGACGGCTGGATCCACGGCTCGGTCCGCTTCGAGAACGGCCGCGTGACGGCGCTCGAAGGCCATATCGCCGATCCGCTCGCCAACGACGCGCCGTACATCCTG from the Caballeronia sp. NK8 genome contains:
- a CDS encoding GntR family transcriptional regulator, whose amino-acid sequence is MEHGWQDLTPDARSDTPLYLQLASRLATAIHAGSWTAGEALPSERTLSERVGVSRITARKAIALLVEQGLIRRVRGAGSFITPRVEDPLSRLTGFTRKMEQRGFRPDSIWLDRGLRAANRDESVRLGLLPGAAVASLRRLRRADGIVMAVEQSTLPVAVVPDPLAIGASLYRYLEERGSSVVRALQHFRAVNAGAEVARLMGVAPRAALLVITRIGYCADQRAIELTDTYCRDDYYDFVAELHR